TAAAACTAAGTGATTATTCTTCGTAATGTTATTGTGcaattctttctttctttgtttcATAGCAAATCtttatttgcaatataatACGGATGTTGAATCCAAatatagtaataaataaagcCTCCGTTGCACGTAGCAAATATGTTTGTTCGGTGTAGTTAAAAATTCCTCTATTTAGATGCACCCACATCTGTGCTTTGAtacttcttctttttctaCTTCTTTGTAACACATCGGAGTTTTCCTAGTCTTCAGTTCTTGTgctaaaatgttgaaaattataatataaataaaacatttatgtAAGTATTAACAATATTCCTTATACACACTTATTGTTGCAAACagttcatttatattttgacCCGTTTTAACAGACGTCTCAATGAATATAAAACCATGTTCGAAAGCATAATTTTGGACCTCTATAGAATCGATGCAAGATTCATCCCATAGATCTGATTTATTGCCAATTATAGCTATGATAATATCACGAGATACCTATAACAGATGATAAAAAGTGGTATGAAAGCTTCTGTTATATTTACAGAATAGTAACCTTATTTTGCATTTCCTTGATCCACTCTTTGGCAGTCCATAGACTATGAGGATGCTGCACATCGTACACAACGAGCGCTGCCTGAGCATCCTTATAATAAAAGGGCGCCAATTGATGCCAgctatttaaagtatttacattataaactattaataacatatttttatttaaaccaACTTACCGCTCATTTCCAGCCAATTCCCAACAATCTAATCTTATCGTCTTCTCCGGATAAATTGGATGGTAAGAGGAAATCAGTGTCGTTTCCTTATAACTCAGATCCTTGCCTTGCGTGTAATTTGCAATCAGCGATGATTTTCCCACTTCAGCAGCACCTAAAATAACAACTCTGTAGTGATCCATCACCCAAGACACTTCCATCGATTTGCCCATCTCCTGCCCTCTTATAATGGAGCTACGCTCTCTCCTCTTAAAGCGTATATTTCGAACTGAGCCACCGCATAGGAAAGAGCTCCAGACTTCATTGTTCTCAGTAACTAACTAAATATATCACAATTAAACTAAGTATAGCTAAAAGCGGTGTAAAAATTTACGATTTGATATGAAGTGAAGGAATGCAATATAATTGtgattcatttttatactcgctacccataggataaaagggtattataactttgtgccggcaggaaatgtatgtaacaggtagaaggaggcatctccgaccctataaagtatatatattattgatcagcgtcaacagccgatacaatctagccatgtccgtctgtccgtccgtccgtatgaaacactggatctcagagactataagagatagagctataatttttcgacagcatttgttatgtttgcactcagatcaagtttgtttcaaatttttgccacgcccccttccgcccccacaaattaaaaaaaatcaaataacaaacgtaatttCAAAGCTAGAtctggtgtatacaataataactatagtatttatgagtcttgaaaatttgattgggatcagataaaaattgtgtaagttattaaagaaacacTTTTGTATGAGGCGAAAACGCctacaatctagtatattgtgcggtctatggtatattttgaatgcggtattatatcgatatataacaaatacataatttggtatatttttagtattttggtatttcagtatattttgagaaaaataccgcaatattttgcttttattcaaaatgggtagcgggtatctcacagtcgagcacactcgactgtagctttctaacttgtttcgttttgttttctttacaattcaattttctACGACACGACGTGAACGTTCGctttcatatttattgtttaccATATTATTTCTAATGCGTTATTTAGAATATTTGCTTATCACCATAAACTTTTCAAATCTCTCGTtggaaatttcattttctgcAATGACAAAATTAaccaatttaaatgtaaaattctcTATGATCCAATCAATTTTCTGCGGCGCGCACACACACCTACAAAGGGACATTACTTGCAACAGTTTTTCGTCGTTTGAGTCGGTTCATTTCCATTTAGTTTTATAACAGATCCCTGATTGTTGTCGTTCTTCGGTAGTTTCTTGGCTGTAATGGACAAGAATTGAATCATTTAGTATTCAATAATCTATTGATTTAATAGCAGCACTTACCAATTGCTAAGAAGATATCATTGACATTCATGCCCGTCTTCGCGGACGTCTCCATGAACAACAATCCGTTCTCCTCTGCGTATTGCTTCGCCTCGTCAAACTCAACAACGCGAATGTTAGACAAGTCCGCCTTATTGCCAGCCAACGCAATGATAATGTTCGGTGGGGCCTGAAAAATAAGCGCGTaacacaaatttcaatttgtaagacataaaaataaatacaagtatgcaggaaaaaaatttgaatatgagCAACTTCTTCCtgatttctattattttatttctaaagtttgattactataaaataataacattttctCAACAATATTAAATCACAAATTACAGAAAAGCAAACTTAAATggtaatttttattatcttaCTATTTCATGTATTTATTCTTAGCCATCAtttatgaaatgcattttttacttttgacAAACCTTGAACTGGCCATAATTTGACGTGAACAATGCCGGAAATGATAAATAAGTTCAATGCACGAGAGTAACATAtgtttcaattcaataaatacgTATGCATGAAAGGGCGTAAAAAAAAGCACAGGGCTGAACTACTTTTAATGAGAACTGAAGCACAAAAGGCTAGAATGCAGAGTGGCTTGATTGAATGCATCACTCACTTGATTACGTAGTTCTTTGACCCAAGTTTTTGCACACTGAAAACTGTTCTGATTCTGTATATCGTAGACAACGACGGCGGCCTGCGCACCTCTATAAAACATGGGAGCTAAGCTGTGATACCTGTAAACga
This DNA window, taken from Drosophila nasuta strain 15112-1781.00 chromosome 2L, ASM2355853v1, whole genome shotgun sequence, encodes the following:
- the LOC132783522 gene encoding ras-related protein Rab-5A-like isoform X2; translation: MGKSMEMPCVMDHYKVVILGAAVVGKSSLVLRFVKGKFHEYQESTIGAAFFTQTICIKDTVVKFEIWDTAGQERYHSLAPMFYRGAQAAVVVYDIQNQNSFQCAKTWVKELRNQAPPNIIIALAGNKADLSNIRVVEFDEAKQYAEENGLLFMETSAKTGMNVNDIFLAIAKKLPKNDNNQGSVIKLNGNEPTQTTKNCCKCC
- the LOC132783522 gene encoding ras-related protein Rab-5A-like isoform X3 gives rise to the protein MGKSMEMPCVMDHYKVVILGAAVVGKSSLVLRFVKGKFHEYQESTIGAAFFTQTICIKDTVVKFEIWDTAGQERYHSLAPMFYRGAQAAVVVYDIQNQNSFQCAKTWVKELRNQAPPNIIIALAGNKADLSNIRVVEFDEAKQYAEENGLLFMETSAKTGMNVNDIFLAIAKKLPKNDNNQGSVIKLNGNEPTQTTKNCCK